The Clostridia bacterium DNA segment TTAAACGATTATTTTCAATCACTTGATCCCAAGCGTAAACGCTCTAGTGAATATAAAGGGCTACAACAATTAATCCGAAGCAGAAACATTGATCTTGCTGATGCTGAAGATATCAGTGGTTATGATAAACGAAAAATCAATGTCAAAAGTAGTCAGTGTATGAAGTGCAGCAAGTTTAAGACATGCGCTTTTCAGCAGTTTATGAGACAGGCTAGAAAAAGCACCTATCATTTTCAAATATGCAATCATAATTATTATTTGGCAGACCTATTAAAAAGAAAAGATGGACGAAGATCATTATTGCCAGATTATCAAACAGTCATTATAGATGAAGCGCATAAGTTAATGGATGCTGCAAACCAGATGTACGGATCAAATATTAATGAACATGTGATTAATCACTTGATGAAGAAAATATCGCCTACCCATTCCAAGAAGAAGAGTCAAAAGGAATTAAAAAATTTGACGAGTGAGGTGATGGCACTTAATCAAATGATTTTTGATGCACTGACTGAACAAATCCCTGACAAAGCATTTTCTGATGATACTGAAAAATATCCAACAGTTATCACTTCAAGAACGATGAAACTATTAAGGAAAATTGTATTCACCATTCATGAAATCAGTAAGAAGATGAGCTACACTGAAAGACAATTTCTTATTGACCTAAAAACTGTTCTAGATGGCTTGAAAGTACTTCTATTAGAAACAAATATTTATTGGATGGAAAACCCAAAGGCAAAAGGGCAAAGGATGCTATCCTCCATTCCACAAAACATCAGTAATGAGTTAGGAGAGAATCTATGGACAGCAAAAAAGTCTATGATTCTAACATCAGGTACTTTAGCTGTCGATGACGATTTCAGTTACATAAAACACCAACTTGGCATGAAATCGATGGTTGACTTTAAGGTTAAGGAACTTACCAAATCATCACCATACAAATATGAAGAGAATTGCTTAATTTATATACCAAATAGAATGCCCTTTCCTAATACAGATAATGAGGAATACATTCTGGCTATTAGCAGGAAAATATCAAGTTTAATTGATGCTTCTAATGGACATGCCTTAGTTCTATTCACTTCTTATAAGCCGCTACGATTAGTATTTCAGCAGGTTAAGGAAATGCAAGTGAATCGACAATTGATAGCAATGAACCGTGGCAGAAATACAGCCATTAATGAATTTAAAAATAGTCAAAATGCTGTTTTGTTTGCAACTGGAAGCATGTGGGAAGGTGTGAACATACCAGGCGATGTATTGTCCCATTTAATTATTGTGAAGCTACCGTTTCCAATACCAGATCCAATCAGTGATTATGAAAAGTCATTGTATCAAGATATGAATGAATATCTTAAATCGGTTTTGATACCCAAAATGCTAATCAAATTACGACAGGGTGTTGGAAGATTAATAAGAAGCGAAACTGATACTGGGGTTATTTCTATATTAGATGTTAGGTCTAGTGAAAATGGTCGGTATCATCAAGATATTTTAGATGCATTGCCAAAATGTAGAAGAGCAGAGAGTATTGATGATATTCGAGGATTTTTAATTGAGAAAAAAGATGAAAAATTCTTTGAATCGATAAATTGTGGAGGAAGAGACAATGGATAATAGATTGAAATTCAGTGAACAAGTGGCAATGTTAGATCATTTAAAAACTAAGAAGTTAATTACAACCATGGAGTATGATAAGATCAAGCTTTTTATCAAGAAGAAATATAAAATCGGGATTTATGCTATGGAGTAAAGTCTTGTTTACAAATATACTCATATGGAGTACAATATAAGTATATTTGTAACAGGAGGTGATAGTTATGAATTACCTAGAAAAAATTGAAGAGTTGATTAAACAGCAAAATGGTACGATTTTAAGTGCTGATCTTGATAAATATGGGATACCAAGAAAATACCTTCAAAGATTGATTAATGAAGGTAGGCTAGAAAGATGGGATCGTGGTGTATATGTAGCTGTTGATGCTATTGAAGATGAAATGTTTGCAATGCAGAAAAAGTATTCGAAACTAATTTACTCCCATGAGACAGCACTTTTTATGCATGATCTATCAGATCGAACACCATTCGACTATTCGGCTACGGTTCCTAGTGGGTATAAGGTTGTTTCAAATGTTGCAGACAGATTTAAGATTTACTATGTAAAAAAAGAATTACATGAACTTGGCGTTATATCACTTAAAAGCTCATTCGGTAATCAGATTAGAGTTTATAATATTGAAAGAACGATTTGTGACATTATAAAGAGCAGAAGCAGAGTGGATATTCAAATCCTGAATGAAGCATTGAGACGGTACGTTAAAATAAAATCATCGGATTATTCATTATTAATGGATTATGCGAAAAAACTCAACATAGAGACGGTACTTAAAAATTATTTGGAGGTGATACTGTGAGTGGAAAAGCGATGAGCTTAAAAGCAAAAATTAGAAATCTAGCCAGAAAAAAAGACATGTCAGCTCAGGTAGTCCTTCAAAACTATATGTTTGAACGATTTCTTGAGCGTCTCTCCAAGTCGGCCTATAAAGATAAGTTTATTTTAAAAGGTGGCATGTTGATTGCTGCTCTTGTGGGAATTGATAATAGAGCAACTATGGATATGGATGCAACGATTAAGAACTATCCAATCGATAATGATTCCATCACCAAAGCAATTAAAGAAATCTGTAACATTTCAATAGATGATGATGTAACTTTTACATTTAATAGTGTTGATGCCATTAGGGATGATGATGCCTATGGTGGTTATCGAGTGGGTATTGTTTCAGAATACGATACCATTATTACACCAATGCAGATCGATATTACAACTGGTGATGCCATTACACCTAAAGAAGTTTTATACCTATTCAAAATGATTTTTGAAGATGGAAATATTGGCGTGTGGGCTTACAACATCGAAACTGTCTTAGCAGAAAAAGTAGAAACCATTTTGAGAAGGGGAGAGCTAAATACAAGACCAAGAGATTTTTATGATGTTTATATTTTGACAAAAACTCAGAGTTTTGATCTTTTAATTTTTAAAGAGGCCCTTAAATCCACAGCAGCACATAGAGAAACTTCTCATATATTTAATGATATCAGTAAAAGAATCGATGAAATTGAAAATAGTGAAACCCTAAAAAAAAGATGGACCAAGTACACTAAAGATTATAGGTACGCTGAAGATATCGAGTACAGTCATATCATAGATGCCTTAAGAGCACTGGTTTAAACAATATAAGCTGAATACAATATAGGTACAATAATACTTATTATGAACTTGATATAAGTATATTTGTAAAATAATTCGCCTTCTCAAAGTAAGTCTAATGTTGAGAAGGCTTTTTTGTTGTATCAAAAAAAATAAACAAAACATGGTCTAAAATTTCAAGAAATGATAAACTCGCACCACAACAAGGATAAATTAGAATTAAGGAGGTCTTTCAATGGGAAAGGTTAAAGTAATTGAAGCAAGTAAACAGTCGAGAAGACAACGAGGTAGCTTTATTGAAAATCAATTAAGAGTTGCAGCATATTGCAGGGTTAGTACAGATTCGGATGAACAGAAATTGAGTTATCAGTCCCAAGTGCTTCATTATAAACAGTTGGTTGAAACAAAACCTGAGTGGGAATTGGTAGACATTTATGCCGATGAAGCGATTTCTGGAACACAAATCAATAAACGTGTTGATTTCCAACGGATGATTAATGATGCTCTAGAAGGTAAAATTGATATGATTATTACAAAGTCAATATCTAGGTTCGCTAGGAATACATTGGATACCTTGAAATATGTACGCTTATTAAAGGAAAAGAATGTGGCTATCATGTTCGAAAAAGAAAATATTAATACATTGACCATGAATGGTGAAATGCTGTTGGTTATTTTAAGTTCTTTGGCGCAGCAAGAGAGTGAATCTATATCAGCGAATGTGACTATGGGACTTAAAATGAAAATGAAACGTGGAGAATTGGTTGGATATAATGGCTGTTTGGGTTATGATTATGACTCAGAGACTAAAACCATTTCTATTAATGAAGAAGAAGCAGAAATTGTCCGATATATTTTCAGAAGATATGTTGAAGGATCAGGATGTTTTGTAATCGCCAAAGAACTTACTAATTTAGGCTATAAAACAAATCGAGGAAGTTTAAAATGGCATGAAAGCACGGTTAGAGGTATTATTAAAAATGAAAAATATAAAGGTGATCTGCTTCAAGGAAAGACATTCACGGTAGATCCAATTACACATAGACGTTTAGATAACATGGGAGAAAAAGAGCAGTTTTATGTTGAGAACAATCATGATGCCATAATATCTGATGAGATGTTCGAACGTGCTCAAGAAATACTTAGAATGCGTAGCAAAAAGCATAGTAAGAAAAATACCTCTAGGGAATATAGTAGAAAGCATGCTTTCAGTAGTATGTGTACTTGCGGTTTCTGTGGTGGAACTTATATCCGAAGAATTTGGCATCATGGAACAGATCATGAAAAACCTGCATGGCAATGTGGAAAAGCAATTAAGCATGGCAGAAAAGAATGCGGGCATTCAAAAGGCATTCATGAAAGCTTTTTAGAAGATGCATTTGTTAATGCATATAATAAGATTCAAGAATTAAATGCTACTGACATTGAAGAATTCTTTGAAAATATTGAAGAAGCCCTTGATATAAGCCAACTTAGAGATGAAGTCAATGAATTGTCATCAAAAATCAAGAAGCTAGAAACTAAATCGCAGACATTATTAGATATGAGATTAGATGGTAAAATAGCCGAAGTAGATTACGACAGAAAATTCAATATAATAGAAGAAGAACTAAAGTCACTAAGGGATGAAAGAAATGAAAGATACGAAGCACTTCAAGGTGAAGAATCAATTACTACAAGAATTAATGAGTTTAGAAAAGTCCTTGCTGAAGATTTAGAGATTACTGAATTTGATCGTGATATTATGGACAGTTTGATTGAAAAAGTTGTCATTGGAGCTACAGATGAAGATGGAAATCCCAATCCATATGTAATCACTTTTGTATTCAAAGCAGGGATGAAATTCAATGAAGAATTCTATGAGAAAATAGCTAATCCATCTGGTATAATTGAAGAAGGAAAAATGTCTACTTACGCAACAAACGAGAAACAACTAGCGTGTACCTACGCCCTAAACAAGCCATGTGGAGACTATAGTAGCACTATACAAAAAAGACTAATTGTATTTGCCCACATACCGCTAAAAACCAAGCTTTTCATGTTTAAGACTGATATTGCGAATTATCGCAATAAGGAACTGAAAGACGAAATCATTGTAAGACTTGGCTTTTGGATGTGAAATGTAGGGACATAAGAAATTGAATAATAAATGTGAATCCACTGGTGTAATATCGGTGGATTTTTCTTTGGAATAATTTTCAAATTCATGTGGGCATGTATTATAACATTTGTTATAATATAAAGTGACGAGCTGGAGGTGTATAAAGTGGAATTTGCTCAAATGGTTAAAGAAATCAGAAGTAAGCTGAATATGAGTCAAGAACAACTGGCAAGAGAGCTTCAAGTGAGCTTTGCCACGGTCAACCGGTGGGAGAATGGTAAAAACAGTCCCAATAGAATGGCAAAAAAGGCACTTTATGATTTTTGTAAAACAAAGGGACTGGATGAAGAATTGATAAAGCATTTATTGGATTATTAAAATAGATGAAAGACTATGGGAGGAACAACAATGATTACAGGTGAATTACGAAGTAAGGTAGATAAAATATGGGAGATATTTTGGACGGGAGGTATTACCAATCCACTGTCTGTTATTGAGCAGTTTACCTACCTTTTATTTATAAAGGGACTGGACGAAAAACAAACGGATTTAGAAAAAAATGCGGAGCTGCTTGGCATTGAAGTAGATAAAATTTTTAGTGATGAACAAGAAAATCTGAGATGGCATAAGTTTAAACAACTGAGTGCTTCTGACATGTATGATATGGTTTCAAAGAAAGTATTTCCATTTATAAAAACCATGCATGGTGACAAGGATTCAGCATTTACCAGATATATGGACGATGCCATCTTTATGATTCCAACACCTCAAATGTTAGAAAAAATCGTTACAAATGTAGATTTATTGCCATTATCCGATGGAGACACAAAAGGTGATTTATATGAGTACCTGCTTTCTAAAGTAGCAACAGCAGGAACCAATGGGCAGTTTAGAACCCCAAGACATATTATTAAAATGATGGTGGAGCTGATGCAACCAACCCCAACAGATATTATAGTTGACCCTGCAGCAGGATCAGCTGGTTTCTTAGTTGAAGCAGGCGAGTACCTTAAAAGAAACAATGAAGATTTGTTTGCCATAAAAGAATTAAAAGACCACTATAACAATGACATGTTT contains these protein-coding regions:
- a CDS encoding helix-turn-helix transcriptional regulator — protein: MEFAQMVKEIRSKLNMSQEQLARELQVSFATVNRWENGKNSPNRMAKKALYDFCKTKGLDEELIKHLLDY
- a CDS encoding nucleotidyl transferase AbiEii/AbiGii toxin family protein, which translates into the protein MSLKAKIRNLARKKDMSAQVVLQNYMFERFLERLSKSAYKDKFILKGGMLIAALVGIDNRATMDMDATIKNYPIDNDSITKAIKEICNISIDDDVTFTFNSVDAIRDDDAYGGYRVGIVSEYDTIITPMQIDITTGDAITPKEVLYLFKMIFEDGNIGVWAYNIETVLAEKVETILRRGELNTRPRDFYDVYILTKTQSFDLLIFKEALKSTAAHRETSHIFNDISKRIDEIENSETLKKRWTKYTKDYRYAEDIEYSHIIDALRALV
- a CDS encoding type IV toxin-antitoxin system AbiEi family antitoxin domain-containing protein, producing MNYLEKIEELIKQQNGTILSADLDKYGIPRKYLQRLINEGRLERWDRGVYVAVDAIEDEMFAMQKKYSKLIYSHETALFMHDLSDRTPFDYSATVPSGYKVVSNVADRFKIYYVKKELHELGVISLKSSFGNQIRVYNIERTICDIIKSRSRVDIQILNEALRRYVKIKSSDYSLLMDYAKKLNIETVLKNYLEVIL
- a CDS encoding recombinase family protein; amino-acid sequence: MGKVKVIEASKQSRRQRGSFIENQLRVAAYCRVSTDSDEQKLSYQSQVLHYKQLVETKPEWELVDIYADEAISGTQINKRVDFQRMINDALEGKIDMIITKSISRFARNTLDTLKYVRLLKEKNVAIMFEKENINTLTMNGEMLLVILSSLAQQESESISANVTMGLKMKMKRGELVGYNGCLGYDYDSETKTISINEEEAEIVRYIFRRYVEGSGCFVIAKELTNLGYKTNRGSLKWHESTVRGIIKNEKYKGDLLQGKTFTVDPITHRRLDNMGEKEQFYVENNHDAIISDEMFERAQEILRMRSKKHSKKNTSREYSRKHAFSSMCTCGFCGGTYIRRIWHHGTDHEKPAWQCGKAIKHGRKECGHSKGIHESFLEDAFVNAYNKIQELNATDIEEFFENIEEALDISQLRDEVNELSSKIKKLETKSQTLLDMRLDGKIAEVDYDRKFNIIEEELKSLRDERNERYEALQGEESITTRINEFRKVLAEDLEITEFDRDIMDSLIEKVVIGATDEDGNPNPYVITFVFKAGMKFNEEFYEKIANPSGIIEEGKMSTYATNEKQLACTYALNKPCGDYSSTIQKRLIVFAHIPLKTKLFMFKTDIANYRNKELKDEIIVRLGFWM